The Deinococcus aquiradiocola genome includes a window with the following:
- a CDS encoding aldo/keto reductase, with the protein MTTPDPTASMFRRPLGKTGLMVSEVGYGAWGIGGTQWVGADDQESTRALQRYIDLGGNFIDTALAYNEGHSEQLVGQVARANPGTLVASKIPPKNRIWPAQPGSSVQDVFPGEYVIASTDTSLANLGMTTLDVQQFHVWDDSWLGQGDWQDAVTQLKRDGKIRHFGISINDHQPDNAVRAVEAGVVETVQVIYNVFDQTPQDRLLDACRAHGVGVIVRVALDEGSLSGNITPDTTFDADDFRNVYFGGNRKEELQGHLRAIEQDLGIGTADLPATALRFVLSHPAVSTVIVGMRSVRNVERNAALADGKGLSDTQLQKLYRHRWDRNWYAPAEY; encoded by the coding sequence ATGACCACCCCCGACCCCACCGCAAGCATGTTCAGACGCCCCCTCGGCAAGACCGGCCTGATGGTCTCAGAGGTCGGCTACGGCGCCTGGGGCATCGGCGGCACCCAGTGGGTCGGCGCGGACGACCAGGAAAGCACCCGCGCCCTGCAGCGCTACATCGACCTCGGCGGCAACTTCATCGACACCGCCCTCGCCTACAACGAAGGCCACAGCGAACAGCTCGTCGGACAGGTCGCCCGCGCCAACCCCGGCACGCTCGTCGCCAGCAAGATCCCCCCCAAGAACCGCATCTGGCCCGCCCAGCCGGGCAGCAGCGTGCAGGACGTCTTCCCCGGTGAGTACGTGATCGCCAGCACCGACACCAGCCTCGCCAACCTCGGCATGACCACCCTCGACGTGCAGCAGTTCCACGTCTGGGACGACAGCTGGCTCGGTCAGGGCGACTGGCAGGACGCCGTCACGCAACTCAAACGCGACGGCAAGATCCGGCACTTCGGCATCAGCATCAACGACCACCAGCCGGACAACGCCGTCCGGGCCGTCGAGGCGGGCGTCGTCGAGACGGTGCAGGTCATCTACAACGTCTTCGACCAGACGCCCCAGGACCGCCTGCTCGACGCCTGCCGCGCGCACGGCGTCGGCGTGATCGTCCGCGTCGCCCTCGACGAAGGCTCCCTGAGCGGCAACATCACGCCGGACACCACCTTCGACGCCGACGACTTCCGCAACGTGTACTTCGGCGGGAACCGCAAGGAGGAGCTGCAGGGCCACCTGCGCGCCATCGAACAGGACCTCGGCATCGGCACGGCCGACCTGCCCGCCACCGCCCTGCGCTTCGTGCTGAGCCACCCGGCCGTCAGCACCGTCATCGTCGGCATGCGCTCCGTACGCAACGTGGAACGCAACGCCGCACTCGCCGACGGCAAGGGCCTGAGCGACACGCAGCTCCAGAAGCTGTACCGGCACCGCTGGGACCGCAACTGGTACGCCCCCGCCGAATATTGA
- the lysS gene encoding homocitrate synthase, whose translation MTEAAPLIPARSWAIIDSTLREGEQFARGNFKSDDKIEIARALDAFGAEFIELTTPMVSAQTARDIRKIADLNLNAKLLTHVRCAMEDVQRAVDTGVDGLDLLFGTSSFLREFSHGKNIAQIIESAQKVIGWLKTNHPTLELRFSAEDTFRSEEADLMAVYKAVSDLGVHRVGLADTVGVATPRQVYTLVREVRKVIHEDCGIEFHGHNDTGCAVSNAYEAIEAGATHIDTTILGIGERNGITPLGGLLARMFTFDPQGLIEKYNLEMLPELDNMIARMVGLPIPWNNYLTGEFAYNHKAGMHLKAIYLNPGAYEAIPPQVFGVGRVIQAGSKVTGKHAIQHKARELGLHYGEDALRRVTDHIKALAETDELDDAHLEKVLREWVSA comes from the coding sequence ATGACCGAAGCAGCCCCCCTCATCCCGGCCCGCAGCTGGGCCATCATCGACAGCACCCTGCGCGAAGGCGAACAGTTCGCCCGTGGCAACTTCAAATCCGACGACAAGATCGAGATCGCCCGCGCCCTGGACGCCTTCGGTGCCGAGTTCATCGAACTGACCACCCCCATGGTCAGCGCCCAGACGGCCCGCGACATCCGCAAGATCGCCGACCTGAACCTCAACGCCAAACTCCTCACGCACGTCCGCTGCGCCATGGAAGACGTGCAGCGCGCCGTCGACACCGGCGTGGACGGCCTCGACCTGCTGTTCGGCACCAGCAGCTTCCTGCGCGAGTTCTCGCACGGCAAGAACATCGCCCAGATCATCGAATCCGCCCAGAAGGTCATCGGCTGGCTCAAGACCAACCACCCCACCCTCGAACTGCGCTTCAGCGCCGAGGACACCTTCCGCAGCGAGGAAGCCGACCTGATGGCCGTGTACAAGGCCGTCTCCGACCTCGGCGTGCACCGCGTCGGCCTCGCCGACACCGTCGGCGTCGCCACGCCCAGACAGGTGTACACCCTGGTGCGCGAGGTCCGGAAGGTCATCCACGAGGACTGCGGCATCGAATTCCACGGGCACAACGACACCGGCTGCGCCGTCAGCAACGCCTACGAGGCCATCGAGGCGGGCGCCACGCACATCGACACCACCATCCTGGGCATCGGGGAACGCAACGGCATCACGCCGCTCGGTGGGCTGCTCGCCCGCATGTTCACCTTCGACCCGCAGGGCCTGATCGAGAAGTACAACCTCGAGATGCTGCCCGAACTCGACAACATGATCGCCCGCATGGTCGGCCTGCCCATCCCGTGGAACAACTACCTGACCGGCGAGTTCGCGTACAACCACAAGGCCGGCATGCACCTCAAGGCCATCTACCTCAACCCCGGCGCGTACGAGGCCATCCCCCCGCAAGTGTTCGGGGTGGGGCGCGTCATCCAGGCGGGCAGCAAGGTGACCGGCAAGCACGCCATCCAGCACAAGGCCCGCGAACTCGGCCTGCACTACGGCGAGGACGCTCTGCGCCGCGTCACGGACCACATCAAGGCGCTCGCCGAGACGGACGAACTCGACGACGCGCACCTCGAGAAGGTGCTGCGCGAATGGGTCAGCGCGTGA
- a CDS encoding PhzF family phenazine biosynthesis protein, whose amino-acid sequence MNDHPAPYRVLSPARVPGGKTVTVFPDVHGDLQARAAAAGTPLSVFVQHVNVSDVVLRVFTPDREKGDSDSGALAALSWLFGRQEIGDLTDVTMGGDTTPAQMCGGEWLLRQGDPQVQPQDVPDLAHLLGLQAAGPAHVARIARPNLAVALPGLPDLQRAAPHPDAVRQLGEATGTTGLILYVPGGAADLGRADVSFRAFGPLRGFTEDAASSNMLACLVGVLGARGLLPEGNLLTAHQLRPGQPARLQAQYVATPDGAEGVWVGGTARREDAGADT is encoded by the coding sequence GTGAACGACCACCCCGCCCCCTACCGCGTCCTGTCGCCCGCCCGCGTGCCGGGCGGCAAGACCGTCACCGTATTCCCCGACGTGCACGGCGACCTGCAGGCCCGCGCCGCCGCTGCGGGCACGCCCCTGAGCGTCTTCGTGCAGCACGTCAACGTCTCGGACGTCGTGCTGCGCGTGTTCACGCCCGACCGCGAGAAGGGCGACAGCGACAGTGGCGCCCTCGCGGCCCTCTCGTGGCTGTTCGGACGGCAGGAGATCGGTGACCTGACGGACGTCACCATGGGCGGCGACACCACGCCCGCCCAGATGTGCGGCGGCGAGTGGCTGCTGCGCCAGGGCGACCCGCAGGTCCAGCCGCAGGACGTGCCGGACCTCGCCCACCTGCTCGGCCTGCAGGCCGCCGGACCCGCGCACGTGGCCCGCATCGCCCGCCCGAACCTCGCCGTGGCCCTGCCCGGCCTCCCCGACCTGCAGCGGGCCGCGCCCCACCCGGACGCCGTCCGGCAGCTGGGCGAGGCGACCGGCACGACCGGCCTCATCCTGTACGTGCCGGGCGGCGCGGCAGACCTGGGGCGCGCCGACGTCAGCTTCCGCGCCTTCGGGCCGCTGCGCGGCTTCACGGAGGACGCCGCCAGCAGCAACATGCTCGCCTGCCTCGTCGGGGTGCTCGGCGCGCGTGGGCTGCTCCCAGAAGGGAACCTCCTCACCGCGCACCAGCTGCGCCCCGGCCAGCCCGCCCGCCTGCAGGCGCAGTACGTCGCCACGCCGGACGGTGCGGAAGGCGTCTGGGTGGGCGGCACCGCCCGCCGCGAGGACGCAGGGGCCGACACCTGA
- a CDS encoding esterase/lipase family protein, with protein sequence MPAPKERPASRLTAALRALPLLTLALLAACGPAAPTGTTGAASTTVGTAATPTATPPDTYQARQDAARTATPEPGTPGPTTDLSRTSPGGTGMTAQATGDRSVPIVLVHGLLGWGRSEALGVPYFGGLQVDVQEDLKRLGYSVHTASVGPISSNWDRAAELYAQIKGGCVDYGAAHASSAGHSRSDPDKCYPGFYPQWDAQHPVNLIGHSLGGPTSLLLVKLLEDGSPANAANGNLYTGGRRGWVKSVMTVSGTNTGSPAADNLQTMLPFLKDLVLSLAGTAGAGNGTLYNFDLGQWGFRRQAGESFQSYTDRVFDPAQPFWKSTDQAAYALEPDSASAENAFIGRSPDTRYFSWETVSTYRGLLSGWQYPTAQTNPIFAPIAYPYAWPLSPGLGNLGGRSLRGAFTYDSSWWENDGIVPVKVMNAPLGQTYREYTPGTVTQPGQWYRLGRLNNVDHLDVVGQFTTFSVRDFYRNQAAFLSNQ encoded by the coding sequence ATGCCCGCACCGAAGGAACGTCCCGCGTCCCGCCTCACCGCCGCCCTCCGCGCCCTGCCCCTGCTGACACTGGCCCTGCTGGCCGCCTGCGGTCCCGCCGCACCGACCGGCACGACCGGCGCCGCCAGCACCACGGTCGGCACCGCTGCCACCCCCACTGCCACGCCGCCCGACACGTACCAGGCCCGCCAGGACGCGGCCCGGACCGCCACGCCCGAACCCGGCACGCCCGGCCCCACCACCGACCTGTCCCGCACGTCCCCCGGCGGAACCGGCATGACCGCGCAGGCCACGGGCGACAGAAGCGTCCCCATCGTGCTCGTGCACGGCCTGCTCGGCTGGGGCCGCAGCGAAGCGCTCGGCGTCCCGTACTTCGGGGGCCTGCAGGTGGACGTGCAGGAAGACCTGAAACGCCTCGGGTACAGCGTGCACACCGCCAGCGTCGGCCCCATCAGCAGCAACTGGGACCGGGCCGCCGAACTGTACGCCCAGATCAAGGGCGGCTGCGTGGACTACGGCGCGGCGCACGCCAGCAGCGCCGGGCACAGCCGCAGCGACCCGGACAAGTGCTACCCCGGCTTCTACCCGCAGTGGGACGCGCAGCACCCCGTCAACCTGATCGGGCACAGCCTGGGCGGACCGACCTCGCTGCTGCTCGTGAAACTCCTCGAAGACGGCAGCCCCGCCAACGCCGCGAACGGCAACCTCTACACGGGCGGCCGCAGGGGCTGGGTGAAGTCCGTGATGACCGTGTCCGGCACGAACACCGGCAGTCCCGCCGCCGACAACCTGCAGACCATGCTGCCCTTCCTGAAGGACCTGGTGCTGTCCCTGGCAGGCACCGCCGGGGCAGGCAACGGCACCCTCTACAACTTCGACCTGGGGCAGTGGGGCTTCCGGCGGCAGGCGGGCGAGAGCTTCCAGAGCTACACGGACCGCGTCTTCGATCCCGCCCAGCCGTTCTGGAAGAGCACCGACCAGGCCGCGTACGCGCTGGAGCCCGACTCGGCCAGCGCCGAGAACGCCTTCATCGGGCGCAGTCCCGACACCCGGTACTTCTCGTGGGAGACGGTGTCCACGTACCGGGGCCTGCTGAGCGGCTGGCAGTACCCGACCGCCCAGACGAACCCGATCTTCGCGCCGATCGCGTACCCGTACGCGTGGCCGCTCAGCCCCGGCCTGGGCAACCTCGGCGGGCGCAGCCTGCGCGGGGCCTTCACGTACGACAGCAGCTGGTGGGAGAACGACGGCATCGTGCCCGTCAAGGTCATGAACGCGCCGCTCGGGCAGACGTACCGCGAGTACACGCCCGGCACGGTCACGCAGCCGGGCCAGTGGTACCGGCTCGGACGGCTGAACAACGTCGATCATCTCGACGTGGTGGGGCAGTTCACGACGTTCTCCGTGCGGGACTTCTACCGCAACCAGGCGGCCTTCCTCAGCAACCAGTAG
- a CDS encoding benzoate/H(+) symporter BenE family transporter, with the protein MTSSPAQPGLPDVMPDLPPPTLRDFRRDFSFSAALAGLVAVVVSYSGNIGLFVSAFAAGHYSHAQAVSAMTAMYLGMALVGAVLSWRYRAPVVTGWISAGLAILVQDSGRFTVPEIVGALLASAALLAVLGVTGLYDRLTRRIPPPLSAALLAGVLLPFVLRGAAATATLPGVVVPMLLTYVALRTLTPRAAVPGVLLVGVLASALTGTLHPLPAGSRVWGSLHAVVPAFSALSWLSLTLPVTVLALASQHLPGMEILRLSGYRNVPASPVVGGTGLMALPLAVFGSIGITVAAITAAICTGPEAHADVRRRYVAGVMCAVWYALLGVFGGAVIVGAGALPLPMIQALAGLALLGTVVSAVVAALAEARWRESAALTLVVTASGLSLWGLSSPLWGLLVGGLSAVLMRRRENRASR; encoded by the coding sequence ATGACTTCCAGCCCGGCGCAGCCAGGGCTGCCGGACGTGATGCCGGACCTGCCGCCGCCCACCCTGCGCGACTTCCGCCGGGACTTCTCCTTCAGCGCCGCGCTCGCCGGACTGGTGGCGGTGGTCGTGAGTTACAGCGGCAACATCGGCCTGTTCGTGTCGGCCTTCGCGGCGGGCCACTACAGTCACGCGCAGGCGGTCAGCGCCATGACGGCCATGTACCTCGGCATGGCGCTCGTCGGGGCGGTGCTCAGCTGGCGGTACCGCGCGCCAGTCGTGACGGGGTGGATCTCGGCGGGCCTGGCGATCCTGGTGCAGGACTCCGGGCGGTTCACCGTCCCGGAGATCGTGGGGGCGCTGCTGGCGAGCGCCGCCCTGCTGGCCGTTCTGGGCGTGACGGGCCTGTACGACCGCCTGACCCGCCGGATTCCGCCGCCGCTGTCGGCGGCGCTGCTGGCGGGCGTGCTGCTGCCCTTCGTGCTGCGCGGCGCGGCGGCCACCGCGACCCTGCCGGGCGTGGTCGTGCCGATGCTGCTCACGTACGTCGCGCTGCGGACCCTGACGCCGCGCGCCGCCGTGCCGGGCGTGCTGCTGGTCGGGGTGCTCGCTTCGGCCCTGACGGGAACGCTGCACCCGCTGCCCGCCGGGAGCCGGGTGTGGGGGTCGCTGCACGCGGTCGTGCCTGCCTTCAGTGCGCTGTCGTGGCTCAGCCTGACGCTGCCGGTCACGGTGCTGGCGCTGGCGTCGCAGCACCTGCCGGGCATGGAGATCCTGCGCCTGAGCGGGTACCGGAACGTGCCCGCCTCGCCGGTCGTGGGCGGCACGGGCCTGATGGCGTTGCCGCTCGCGGTATTCGGGAGCATCGGGATCACGGTGGCCGCCATCACGGCCGCCATCTGCACCGGGCCGGAAGCGCACGCGGACGTGCGGCGGCGGTACGTGGCGGGCGTGATGTGCGCCGTGTGGTACGCGCTGCTGGGCGTGTTCGGCGGCGCGGTGATCGTGGGGGCCGGGGCGCTGCCGCTGCCGATGATTCAGGCGCTGGCAGGGCTGGCGCTGCTGGGCACGGTCGTGAGCGCGGTGGTGGCGGCCCTCGCCGAGGCGCGCTGGCGGGAGAGCGCGGCACTGACGCTGGTGGTGACCGCGTCGGGCCTGAGCCTGTGGGGGCTGAGCAGTCCGCTGTGGGGGCTGCTGGTGGGCGGCCTGAGCGCCGTGCTCATGCGGCGGCGGGAGAATCGGGCGTCCCGCTGA
- a CDS encoding homoaconitate hydratase family protein: protein MTDPTPAPTPHTPPQTMAEKILSHRGHHTVYAGQLAVVEVDQVMVVDSIAQSFIERMTRDLAAVPKFPERVSIVIDHVAPASTVSVAQAQKEAREYAQQTGVRLFDVGRGICHQVLMEEGLARPGWIVLGSDSHSTTYGAVAAFGTGMGATDIALAAASGKIWLRVPESVRVTFTGDLQTGVSAKDVALEMIRRLGADGATYMSIEMHAGDRFTRGERMTLANLCVEAGAKVGLVVPGGEILTDYGYDVPEWIYPDDGASYVQQIEIDLSTLRPRMSAPSEVDNVHDVADLRGIKVDQVFIGTCTNGRLDDLHAAADVLRGHRVDPTTRLLVIPASSQVMEDAMADGTLLTLIQAGAVLGTPGCGPCMGRHQGVLAPGEVCVSTSNRNFIGRMGDKDAKVYLASPAVAAATAIMGRVALPEDILNAG, encoded by the coding sequence ATGACCGACCCCACCCCGGCCCCCACACCCCACACCCCCCCACAGACCATGGCCGAAAAGATCCTCTCGCACCGCGGCCACCACACCGTCTACGCCGGACAGCTCGCCGTGGTCGAAGTGGACCAGGTGATGGTCGTCGACAGCATCGCCCAGAGCTTCATCGAACGCATGACACGCGACCTCGCCGCCGTGCCGAAATTCCCCGAGCGGGTCAGCATCGTCATCGACCACGTGGCCCCGGCCAGCACGGTCAGCGTGGCACAGGCGCAGAAGGAGGCGCGGGAATACGCCCAGCAGACCGGCGTGCGCCTCTTCGATGTGGGGCGCGGCATCTGCCACCAGGTCCTGATGGAAGAGGGCCTCGCCCGGCCCGGCTGGATCGTCCTCGGCAGCGACAGCCACAGCACCACCTATGGCGCCGTCGCCGCTTTCGGCACCGGCATGGGCGCCACCGACATCGCTCTCGCCGCCGCCAGCGGCAAGATCTGGCTCCGCGTTCCCGAAAGCGTCAGGGTCACCTTCACCGGCGACCTGCAGACGGGCGTGAGCGCCAAGGACGTCGCCCTCGAAATGATCCGCCGCCTCGGCGCGGACGGCGCCACCTACATGAGCATCGAAATGCACGCCGGCGACCGCTTCACGCGCGGCGAACGCATGACGCTCGCCAACCTCTGCGTCGAAGCGGGCGCCAAGGTCGGCCTCGTCGTGCCCGGCGGCGAGATCCTCACCGACTACGGCTACGACGTGCCCGAATGGATCTACCCCGACGACGGAGCCAGCTACGTTCAGCAGATCGAGATCGACCTGAGCACCCTGCGCCCCCGCATGAGCGCCCCCAGCGAGGTCGACAACGTGCACGACGTCGCCGACCTGCGCGGCATCAAGGTCGACCAGGTGTTCATCGGCACCTGCACCAACGGCCGCCTCGACGACCTGCACGCCGCCGCCGACGTCCTGCGCGGCCACCGGGTGGACCCCACCACCCGCCTGCTCGTCATTCCGGCCAGCAGTCAGGTGATGGAAGACGCCATGGCCGACGGCACCCTCCTCACGCTCATCCAGGCGGGCGCGGTGCTCGGCACGCCCGGCTGCGGCCCCTGCATGGGACGCCACCAGGGCGTCCTCGCGCCCGGCGAGGTCTGCGTCAGCACCAGTAACCGCAACTTCATCGGCCGCATGGGCGACAAGGACGCCAAAGTCTATCTGGCCTCGCCCGCCGTGGCCGCCGCGACCGCCATCATGGGCCGCGTGGCCCTGCCGGAAGACATCCTGAACGCCGGATGA
- a CDS encoding VOC family virulence protein → MNIRLDHSVLHVTDWDRSNAFYRDVMGAEVIPRGAGFFSRFGKAQLNLHGPGLSPTPLSRHGVAVELGPVPRFGAGGEGVSVYFRDPDGSLLEFISYEGRP, encoded by the coding sequence ATGAACATCAGACTCGACCACAGCGTCCTGCACGTCACCGACTGGGACCGCTCCAACGCCTTCTACCGTGACGTGATGGGCGCGGAAGTCATCCCGCGCGGCGCGGGATTCTTCTCCCGCTTCGGGAAGGCGCAGCTCAACCTGCACGGCCCCGGTCTGAGCCCCACCCCGCTCTCGCGGCATGGTGTGGCGGTCGAACTCGGCCCGGTGCCCCGTTTCGGTGCGGGCGGCGAGGGCGTCAGCGTGTACTTCCGCGACCCGGACGGCAGCCTGCTGGAATTCATCAGTTACGAGGGCCGCCCGTGA
- a CDS encoding PhzF family phenazine biosynthesis protein, with product MTTLPIYQIDAFTRRVFGGNPAAVMPLPAPLPDATLQALAAENNLSETAFLTGGPGRYGLRWFTPTQEVNFCGHATLAAAWAAWNVLGDDAPHLSFTTRMGDLRAGSGEDGAVRLDLPRLDPVPTRRTCAELQAMLGVPVREVFEVTGGNFSVFAVLESETAVRTLVPDWARLGDIDDLVVTARADPGSGADFVSRCFCPGMGIPEDPVTGSTHSTLTPYWAAHLNRTVLQARQVSARGGALRCELQPERVHVSGHAVLYLQGTVTLPSLEGEGG from the coding sequence GTGACGACCCTCCCCATCTACCAGATCGACGCGTTCACGCGGCGCGTGTTCGGCGGGAACCCGGCGGCCGTGATGCCGCTCCCCGCCCCGCTTCCGGACGCGACCCTGCAGGCGCTCGCCGCCGAGAACAACCTGTCCGAGACGGCCTTCCTGACGGGCGGTCCGGGCCGCTACGGTCTGCGGTGGTTCACGCCGACGCAGGAGGTGAACTTCTGCGGTCACGCCACGCTCGCGGCCGCGTGGGCCGCGTGGAACGTGCTGGGTGACGACGCGCCCCACCTGAGCTTCACGACCCGTATGGGTGATCTGCGAGCCGGGAGCGGCGAGGACGGCGCGGTGCGCCTGGACCTGCCGCGCCTCGATCCGGTCCCCACGCGGCGGACCTGCGCCGAGCTGCAGGCCATGCTGGGCGTGCCGGTCCGGGAGGTGTTCGAGGTGACGGGCGGGAACTTCAGCGTGTTCGCGGTCCTGGAGTCCGAGACGGCCGTGCGGACCCTCGTGCCCGACTGGGCGCGCCTGGGAGACATCGACGACCTCGTCGTCACGGCCCGCGCCGACCCTGGCAGCGGCGCGGACTTCGTGTCGCGCTGCTTCTGCCCCGGCATGGGCATCCCGGAGGATCCCGTGACGGGCTCCACGCACAGCACCCTCACTCCGTACTGGGCGGCCCACCTGAACCGCACGGTCCTGCAGGCCCGGCAGGTGTCGGCGCGCGGCGGGGCACTGCGCTGCGAGCTGCAGCCGGAGCGCGTGCACGTCAGCGGGCACGCCGTCCTGTACCTGCAGGGCACGGTAACCCTGCCGTCCCTGGAGGGGGAGGGCGGGTGA
- a CDS encoding LeuD/DmdB family oxidoreductase small subunit, with amino-acid sequence MPRIWKFGDSVNTDDILPGKFAPFMAGEDVFQTFAFHYIRPEFAAQVRPGDLLIGGKNWGLGSSREYAPQALKKLQVGGIVAPSFARIHYRNLLNLGIPAFEADLTHVLHDGDDVTLDMESGELRRGPDVFHLPPAPEFLREALAEGSILAFYKKHQRFPGEKEG; translated from the coding sequence ATGCCCCGAATCTGGAAATTTGGCGATTCAGTCAACACCGACGACATCCTTCCCGGCAAGTTCGCGCCGTTCATGGCGGGCGAGGACGTCTTTCAGACGTTCGCCTTCCATTACATCCGCCCGGAGTTCGCGGCGCAGGTGCGGCCGGGCGACCTGCTGATCGGCGGGAAGAACTGGGGGCTGGGCAGCAGCCGCGAGTACGCGCCGCAGGCCCTCAAGAAACTGCAGGTGGGCGGCATCGTCGCGCCCAGCTTCGCGCGCATCCATTACCGGAACCTGCTGAACCTCGGCATTCCGGCCTTCGAGGCGGACCTGACGCACGTGCTGCACGACGGGGATGACGTGACGCTCGACATGGAGAGCGGCGAACTGCGGCGCGGGCCGGACGTGTTCCACCTGCCGCCCGCCCCGGAGTTCCTGCGGGAGGCGCTCGCGGAGGGCAGCATCCTGGCGTTCTACAAGAAGCACCAGCGGTTCCCCGGAGAGAAGGAAGGCTGA
- a CDS encoding P1 family peptidase encodes MTNTTLTAVPGFLVGHWTDTVARTGCTVLLCPPDGAVASASFLGPSPGTREGVLLAPDKKVERVHAVLLTGGSAFGLGAASGVVRWLEEQGVGHPTPFARVPLVPAAVIYDLGVGNPRARPLEEHGYLAASTASSAPVPRGRVGAGTGATAGKYLGPAHTSPGGLGSAFVSRHGVSVGAVAVVNPIGDVLDGAGRVIAGPGSGPGATAFTPGDVESTTLVAVVTQHLLGKPEAKRLADAAQTALARVIRPSHTAWDGDSAFMLSSGTLPPADPMLLSALVQDAVAAAVTDAVLPHAT; translated from the coding sequence ATGACGAACACCACCCTGACGGCCGTTCCCGGCTTTCTGGTCGGGCACTGGACGGACACCGTCGCCCGGACCGGCTGCACGGTCCTGCTGTGCCCGCCTGACGGGGCCGTGGCGAGCGCGAGTTTCCTCGGCCCGAGCCCCGGCACGCGCGAGGGCGTGCTCCTCGCCCCGGACAAGAAGGTGGAACGCGTGCACGCCGTGCTGCTCACGGGCGGCAGCGCCTTCGGGCTGGGCGCCGCGAGCGGCGTGGTGCGCTGGCTGGAAGAGCAGGGCGTGGGGCACCCCACCCCGTTCGCGCGCGTGCCGCTCGTCCCGGCCGCCGTCATCTACGACCTGGGCGTCGGGAACCCGCGCGCCCGCCCGCTGGAGGAGCACGGGTACCTCGCGGCCAGCACGGCCAGCAGCGCGCCCGTCCCGCGCGGGCGGGTGGGCGCGGGGACGGGCGCGACCGCCGGGAAGTACCTGGGTCCGGCCCACACGTCGCCCGGCGGGCTGGGCAGCGCGTTCGTGTCGCGGCACGGCGTGAGTGTCGGCGCGGTCGCGGTCGTGAACCCCATCGGAGACGTGCTGGACGGGGCGGGCCGCGTGATCGCCGGTCCCGGCAGCGGGCCGGGCGCGACCGCGTTCACGCCCGGCGACGTGGAGAGCACCACGCTCGTCGCCGTCGTCACGCAGCACCTGCTCGGCAAGCCCGAAGCGAAACGCCTCGCGGACGCCGCGCAGACGGCCCTGGCGCGCGTCATCCGGCCCAGCCACACCGCCTGGGACGGCGACAGTGCCTTCATGCTGAGCAGCGGCACCCTCCCGCCCGCCGACCCGATGCTGCTGTCGGCCCTCGTGCAGGACGCGGTCGCGGCTGCCGTGACGGACGCCGTCCTCCCGCACGCCACCTGA
- a CDS encoding dienelactone hydrolase family protein, whose protein sequence is MTDTAPHGTFRVEPLTFTSLDRTLRAELVKPDGDGPFPAVVVIHEAFGLNRNIREVAQRFAAEGYVALAVDLFSGRNAAVCMARFMGGMLLNSLDHAGIHDLRAALDLLTARGDVRQDQLGAVGYCMGGSFAVALACTDGRLKAIAPYYGMNPRPLEAVERSCPVVGSYPGRDFTTRAGQALEAELDRAGVPHDIKVYEHARHSFNNDHAPSYDAAASRDAWERTLKFFAQHVRGEPRPA, encoded by the coding sequence ATGACCGACACCGCACCGCACGGGACCTTCCGGGTCGAGCCGCTCACGTTCACGTCGCTGGACCGTACCCTGCGGGCGGAACTCGTGAAACCGGACGGGGACGGTCCCTTCCCGGCTGTCGTCGTGATTCACGAGGCGTTCGGCCTGAACCGCAACATCCGCGAGGTCGCGCAACGCTTCGCGGCCGAGGGGTACGTGGCGCTCGCCGTGGACCTGTTCTCCGGCCGGAACGCGGCCGTCTGCATGGCCCGCTTCATGGGCGGCATGCTCCTGAACTCGCTGGACCACGCGGGCATTCACGACCTGCGCGCCGCGCTCGACCTGCTCACGGCGCGCGGTGACGTGCGACAGGACCAGCTGGGCGCGGTCGGGTACTGCATGGGCGGCAGTTTCGCGGTGGCGCTCGCCTGCACCGACGGTCGCCTGAAAGCCATCGCGCCGTACTACGGCATGAACCCGCGCCCGCTGGAGGCCGTGGAGCGCTCCTGCCCGGTGGTCGGCAGTTACCCGGGCCGGGACTTCACCACGCGCGCCGGGCAGGCGCTGGAGGCCGAACTGGACCGCGCGGGCGTCCCGCACGACATCAAGGTGTACGAGCACGCCAGACACTCCTTCAACAACGATCACGCGCCCAGCTACGACGCGGCCGCCAGCCGGGACGCGTGGGAGCGCACCCTGAAGTTCTTCGCGCAACACGTGCGCGGCGAACCTCGCCCCGCCTGA
- a CDS encoding NAD(P)H-dependent oxidoreductase subunit E, giving the protein MPVTRIELCIDGLNPEVREALLETIWNELRISPGMVTSDGNTELALSQCGADAEDAPVVRIGGQPYYRMTPERLALLLRRRGTR; this is encoded by the coding sequence ATGCCTGTGACCCGCATCGAACTGTGTATTGACGGACTGAACCCGGAGGTGCGCGAGGCGCTTCTCGAGACGATCTGGAACGAACTGCGGATCAGTCCCGGCATGGTGACGTCGGACGGCAACACCGAACTGGCCCTCAGTCAGTGCGGCGCAGACGCCGAGGACGCGCCCGTCGTGCGGATCGGCGGGCAGCCGTACTACCGCATGACGCCCGAACGGCTCGCGCTGCTGCTGCGGCGACGCGGCACGCGCTGA